A single window of Rhodococcus jostii RHA1 DNA harbors:
- a CDS encoding chorismate mutase → MSTQTVASAAKETAVPTSEAEIEVLRQEIDKLDAEILAAIKRRAEVSQLIGRTRMASGGPRLVHSREMKVLERFNELGQEGHTLAMLLLRLGRGRLGH, encoded by the coding sequence ATGAGCACTCAGACCGTCGCATCAGCCGCCAAGGAAACCGCTGTGCCCACCAGCGAGGCCGAGATCGAGGTTCTCCGCCAGGAGATCGACAAGCTCGACGCCGAGATTCTCGCCGCTATCAAGCGCCGCGCAGAGGTCTCGCAGCTCATCGGGCGCACCCGGATGGCGTCCGGCGGTCCCCGCCTCGTCCACAGTCGTGAGATGAAGGTGCTCGAGCGGTTCAACGAGCTCGGCCAGGAAGGCCACACACTCGCCATGCTGCTGCTGCGCCTCGGGCGCGGCCGCCTCGGTCACTGA
- the pcrA gene encoding DNA helicase PcrA has translation MNTISGTASPLSATSTPHAAAPARAGSDALLQGLNPQQREAVVHAGSPLLIVAGAGSGKTAVLTRRIAYLLAERGVMPGQILAITFTNKAAAEMRERVAHLVGPRANSMWVSTFHSSCVRILRAQAALLPGLNSNFSIYDADDSRRLLTMIAKDLNIDTKRYSARLLATHISNLKNELVDPDQASADADKDPAELPRLIAKVYGHYQQRLRSANALDFDDLIGETVAMLQAFPQVAEYYRRRFRHVLVDEYQDTNHAQYMLVRELVGGTADGEDADHRVAPAELCVVGDADQSIYAFRGATIRNIEEFERDYPDARTILLEQNYRSTQNILSAANSVISKNTGRREKRLWTDSGVGELITGYVADNEHDEASFVASEIDKLVDSGDAKFGDVAVFYRTNNSSRALEEIFIRLGVPYKVVGGVRFYERKEVRDIVAYLRVLANENDTVSLRRILNTPRRGIGDRAEACVAVHSEQRGISFAEALRDGGEGRVPLLNTRSQKAIASFLELMDGLRVLLPPETTADDVVPDQLGDIGDVVEAVLERTGYRAELAASSDPQDGARLDNLNELVSVAREFSSDARNAAGLVEPPEDGDVDARDGEPDPGSLAAFLERVSLVADSDQLPDNDEGVVTLMTLHTAKGLEFPVVFVTGWEDGQFPHMRALGDPTELSEERRLAYVGITRARQRLYLTRAVMRSAWGQPIQNPESRFLQEIPSDLVHWRREDPGTGIGSGGAIGGGRARGSGYGGQGFGGGSGYGGGSAGTPSFGAARTRNNNLVLTVGDRVSHDKYGLGTVLETKGAGPTATVTIDFGSAGKVRLMLIGGVPMVKL, from the coding sequence ATGAACACTATCTCCGGCACCGCTTCTCCCCTGAGCGCCACGTCGACTCCGCACGCCGCCGCACCGGCGCGCGCAGGGTCCGATGCGCTCCTCCAGGGCCTCAACCCACAGCAACGGGAAGCGGTCGTGCACGCCGGTTCTCCGCTGTTGATCGTCGCGGGTGCGGGCTCGGGCAAGACGGCTGTGCTCACCCGCCGCATCGCATATCTGCTGGCCGAGCGGGGGGTGATGCCCGGTCAGATCCTGGCCATCACGTTCACCAACAAGGCTGCCGCGGAGATGCGGGAACGCGTCGCCCACCTCGTCGGCCCCAGGGCCAACAGCATGTGGGTGTCCACGTTCCACTCGAGCTGCGTGCGGATCCTGCGGGCCCAGGCGGCGCTGCTCCCCGGCCTCAACTCGAACTTCTCCATCTACGACGCGGACGATTCGCGGCGACTGCTGACGATGATCGCCAAGGATCTGAACATCGACACCAAGCGCTACTCGGCTCGGCTGCTCGCCACCCACATCTCGAATCTCAAGAACGAGCTCGTCGATCCCGATCAGGCGAGTGCCGACGCCGACAAGGATCCGGCGGAACTGCCTCGGCTGATCGCCAAGGTGTACGGGCACTACCAGCAGCGGTTGCGTTCGGCGAACGCGCTGGACTTCGACGACCTGATCGGCGAGACGGTCGCGATGCTGCAGGCGTTCCCCCAGGTGGCGGAGTACTACCGCCGGCGGTTCCGCCACGTGCTGGTCGACGAGTACCAGGACACGAACCACGCCCAGTACATGCTGGTACGCGAGCTGGTCGGCGGAACCGCGGACGGCGAGGACGCGGACCACCGGGTCGCCCCGGCCGAGCTGTGCGTGGTGGGCGACGCGGATCAGTCGATCTACGCGTTCCGCGGCGCCACGATCCGCAACATCGAGGAGTTCGAGCGCGACTACCCGGACGCCCGCACCATCCTGCTGGAGCAGAACTACCGCTCCACCCAGAACATCCTGTCGGCGGCCAACTCGGTGATCTCGAAGAACACCGGCCGGCGTGAGAAGCGGCTGTGGACCGATTCGGGCGTGGGTGAACTCATCACCGGCTATGTCGCGGACAACGAGCACGACGAGGCGTCGTTCGTGGCGTCCGAGATCGACAAGCTCGTCGATTCCGGCGACGCCAAGTTCGGCGACGTCGCCGTGTTCTACCGCACCAACAATTCGTCCCGTGCCCTCGAGGAGATCTTCATCCGGCTCGGCGTTCCGTACAAGGTCGTCGGCGGAGTGCGGTTCTACGAGCGCAAGGAGGTGCGCGACATCGTCGCGTATCTCCGTGTCCTCGCGAACGAGAACGACACCGTCAGCCTGCGCCGGATCCTCAACACACCCCGCCGCGGCATCGGCGACCGCGCCGAGGCGTGCGTGGCCGTCCATTCCGAGCAGCGGGGCATCAGCTTCGCCGAGGCACTGCGGGACGGCGGTGAGGGCCGCGTACCGCTGCTGAACACCCGTTCCCAGAAGGCCATCGCGTCGTTCCTCGAGCTCATGGACGGACTGCGGGTGCTGCTCCCACCGGAGACCACTGCGGACGACGTCGTCCCCGACCAGCTCGGCGACATCGGCGACGTCGTCGAGGCGGTCCTGGAACGGACGGGATACCGCGCCGAACTCGCGGCGAGCAGTGACCCCCAGGACGGGGCGCGCCTCGACAACCTCAACGAGCTCGTCAGCGTGGCGCGTGAGTTCAGCTCCGACGCGCGGAACGCGGCCGGCCTCGTGGAACCGCCGGAGGACGGCGACGTCGACGCCCGCGACGGCGAACCGGACCCCGGTTCCCTCGCCGCCTTCCTCGAGCGAGTGTCCCTGGTCGCGGACTCCGATCAGCTGCCCGACAACGACGAGGGCGTCGTCACGCTGATGACCCTGCACACCGCGAAGGGGCTCGAGTTCCCCGTCGTCTTCGTCACCGGGTGGGAAGACGGTCAGTTCCCGCACATGCGAGCGCTCGGCGACCCCACGGAACTGTCGGAGGAGCGCCGGCTCGCGTACGTCGGCATCACCCGTGCCCGGCAGCGGCTGTATCTGACGCGGGCCGTCATGCGGTCGGCGTGGGGCCAGCCCATCCAGAACCCGGAGTCGCGGTTCCTGCAGGAGATCCCGTCTGATCTCGTGCACTGGCGTCGTGAGGACCCCGGCACCGGTATCGGTTCCGGTGGTGCGATCGGCGGTGGCCGTGCGCGTGGATCGGGATACGGCGGTCAGGGCTTCGGCGGCGGTTCCGGTTACGGCGGCGGGTCGGCAGGCACGCCGAGCTTTGGTGCCGCCCGCACCCGCAACAACAACCTGGTGCTCACGGTCGGCGACCGCGTCAGTCACGACAAGTACGGCCTCGGCACGGTCCTCGAGACCAAGGGCGCCGGGCCGACCGCGACGGTCACCATCGACTTCGGCAGCGCGGGCAAGGTCCGGCTGATGCTGATCGGTGGCGTCCCGATGGTCAAGCTGTAG
- a CDS encoding M23 family metallopeptidase → MHHRSQFTASRFVSHHDDELRGHNDEVAPTYPSRSVERYPETDSSEISSMFFRNSQSPRSTPDSVDAGTGFETVDTESEIPGFTPRSGSESFEGAPSHSRRGAHRIPTPPSALKGRAAVLAVAAGAVVAAGQAAVTSGSSSSSDHSEVALASDESSTIGTTAEPQAAQFSTVADTAASDSNAPQVLNIANPTDLSQFSNLLAKGQRFSEERAAREAAARRPLFVLPAVGTFTSNFGSRWGTLHAGVDIAAPIGTPIVAVADGEVIDSGPASGFGMWVRLKHADGTITVYGHINTSTVTVGQKVMAGDQIATVGNRGFSTGPHLHFEVHLAGENKIDPLPWLASRGISLGPEMD, encoded by the coding sequence ATGCACCATCGCAGCCAGTTCACGGCCAGCCGTTTTGTGAGTCACCACGATGACGAGTTGCGGGGTCACAACGACGAAGTCGCGCCCACGTACCCCTCGAGGTCGGTCGAGCGTTATCCCGAGACCGATAGTTCTGAGATTTCCAGCATGTTCTTCCGCAATTCGCAGTCCCCACGCTCCACCCCCGACAGCGTCGACGCCGGCACCGGATTCGAGACCGTCGACACCGAGTCCGAGATTCCCGGCTTCACCCCCCGCAGCGGTTCCGAGTCCTTCGAGGGCGCACCCTCCCACTCCCGCCGCGGAGCCCACCGCATCCCGACTCCCCCCTCAGCTCTCAAAGGTCGCGCCGCAGTCCTCGCAGTCGCAGCGGGCGCCGTAGTCGCCGCAGGCCAGGCCGCCGTCACCAGCGGATCGTCCAGCTCCTCCGACCACTCCGAGGTCGCCCTCGCCAGTGACGAGTCGAGCACCATCGGAACCACCGCCGAGCCGCAGGCCGCCCAGTTCTCCACGGTCGCCGACACCGCCGCGTCCGATTCGAACGCCCCGCAGGTCCTCAACATCGCGAACCCCACCGACCTGTCGCAGTTCAGCAACCTGCTCGCCAAGGGACAGCGTTTCAGCGAAGAGCGCGCCGCCCGCGAAGCCGCTGCCCGCCGCCCCCTGTTCGTCCTCCCCGCCGTGGGAACCTTCACCTCCAACTTCGGAAGCCGCTGGGGCACCCTGCACGCAGGCGTCGACATCGCCGCCCCCATCGGCACCCCCATCGTGGCCGTCGCCGACGGCGAGGTCATCGACTCGGGTCCGGCTTCCGGGTTCGGCATGTGGGTCCGCCTCAAGCACGCCGACGGCACCATCACCGTCTACGGCCACATCAACACCTCCACCGTCACCGTCGGCCAGAAGGTCATGGCGGGCGACCAGATCGCGACCGTCGGCAACCGCGGCTTCTCCACCGGCCCGCACCTGCACTTCGAGGTTCACCTCGCTGGCGAGAACAAGATCGATCCCCTCCCCTGGCTGGCCTCCCGCGGCATCAGCCTCGGCCCCGAGATGGACTGA
- the sucC gene encoding ADP-forming succinate--CoA ligase subunit beta, with protein sequence MDLFEYQAKELFAKHEVPTSAGRVTDTVAGAREIAEEIGKPVMVKAQVKVGGRGKAGGVKYSADADAAQANAEAILGLDIKGHVVKKLLVAEASDIAEEYYISFLLDRTNRTYLAMCSVEGGVEIEVTAEENPDALAKIPVDAVKGVDLAFARSIAEAGKLPAEVLDAAAVTIQKLWEVFINEDALLVEVNPLVRTPDDQILALDGKVTLDENAAFRQPGHEAFEDKDATDPLELKAKENDLNYVKLDGEVGIIGNGAGLVMSTLDVVAYAGEKHGGVKPANFLDIGGGASAEVMANGLDVILNDAQVKSVFVNVFGGITACDAVANGIVGALKTLGDEANKPLVVRLDGNNVEEGRRILAEAAHPLVTVVGTMDEAADKAAELAFAAK encoded by the coding sequence ATGGATCTCTTCGAATACCAGGCGAAGGAACTCTTCGCCAAGCACGAGGTGCCGACTTCGGCTGGGCGTGTTACCGACACGGTCGCCGGCGCACGCGAGATTGCCGAAGAAATCGGCAAGCCCGTGATGGTCAAGGCGCAGGTCAAGGTCGGAGGCCGCGGCAAGGCCGGCGGCGTCAAGTACTCCGCCGACGCCGATGCCGCCCAGGCCAACGCCGAGGCGATCCTGGGCCTCGACATCAAGGGTCATGTCGTCAAGAAGCTGCTGGTCGCAGAGGCGAGTGACATCGCCGAGGAGTACTACATCTCCTTCCTGCTCGACCGCACCAACCGCACCTACCTGGCCATGTGCTCGGTCGAGGGTGGCGTCGAGATCGAGGTCACCGCCGAGGAGAACCCCGACGCTCTCGCGAAGATCCCCGTGGACGCCGTCAAGGGTGTCGACCTCGCGTTCGCGCGCAGCATCGCCGAGGCAGGAAAGCTGCCCGCCGAGGTGCTCGACGCAGCGGCCGTGACGATCCAGAAGCTGTGGGAGGTCTTCATCAACGAAGACGCTCTCCTCGTCGAGGTCAACCCGCTCGTCCGCACGCCGGACGACCAGATCCTCGCGCTCGACGGCAAGGTCACGCTGGACGAGAACGCTGCGTTCCGTCAGCCCGGCCACGAGGCGTTCGAGGACAAGGACGCCACGGACCCGCTCGAGCTCAAGGCCAAGGAAAACGACCTCAACTACGTCAAGCTCGACGGTGAGGTCGGCATCATCGGTAACGGCGCCGGCCTGGTCATGTCGACCCTGGACGTCGTCGCCTACGCAGGTGAGAAGCACGGTGGCGTGAAGCCGGCCAACTTCCTCGACATCGGTGGCGGTGCCTCCGCAGAGGTCATGGCGAACGGCCTGGACGTCATCCTGAACGACGCGCAGGTCAAGAGCGTGTTCGTGAACGTTTTCGGTGGCATCACCGCGTGTGACGCGGTCGCCAACGGCATCGTCGGCGCCCTGAAGACGCTCGGTGACGAGGCCAACAAGCCGCTGGTCGTCCGCCTGGACGGCAACAACGTCGAAGAGGGTCGTCGTATCCTCGCCGAGGCCGCCCACCCGCTGGTCACGGTCGTCGGAACCATGGACGAGGCTGCCGACAAGGCTGCCGAGCTGGCCTTCGCCGCAAAGTAA
- the sucD gene encoding succinate--CoA ligase subunit alpha: MAIFLTKDSKVIVQGITGGEGTKHTALMLKAGTQVVGGVNARKAGTTVTHDGGVELPVFGTVAEAIEKTGADVSIAFVPPAFAKDAIVEAIDAEIPLLVVITEGIPVQDSAYAWAYNVSKGNKTRIIGPNCPGIITPGESLVGITPANIAGTGPIGLVSKSGTLTYQMMFELRDFGFSTAIGIGGDPVIGTTHIDAIEAFEKDPETKVIVMIGEIGGDAEERAADYIKANVTKPVVGYVAGFTAPEGKTMGHAGAIVSGSSGTAQAKKDALEAAGVKVGKTPSETAALAREILQSLTVQA; encoded by the coding sequence ATGGCTATCTTCCTGACCAAGGACTCCAAGGTCATCGTCCAGGGCATCACCGGCGGCGAGGGCACCAAGCACACCGCGCTGATGCTCAAGGCCGGCACCCAGGTCGTCGGCGGTGTCAACGCCCGTAAGGCCGGCACCACCGTCACCCACGACGGCGGCGTCGAGCTGCCCGTCTTCGGCACCGTCGCCGAGGCCATCGAGAAGACCGGCGCGGACGTCTCCATCGCGTTCGTTCCCCCGGCCTTCGCCAAGGACGCCATCGTCGAGGCCATCGACGCGGAGATCCCGCTGCTCGTGGTCATCACCGAGGGCATCCCGGTGCAGGACTCGGCGTACGCCTGGGCGTACAACGTCTCCAAGGGCAACAAGACCCGCATCATCGGACCCAACTGCCCCGGCATCATCACCCCCGGCGAGTCGCTGGTCGGCATCACCCCGGCCAACATCGCGGGCACCGGCCCGATCGGTCTCGTGTCCAAGTCCGGCACGCTGACCTACCAGATGATGTTCGAGCTGCGTGACTTCGGCTTCTCCACCGCCATCGGCATCGGCGGCGACCCGGTCATCGGCACCACCCACATCGACGCCATCGAGGCGTTCGAGAAGGACCCCGAGACCAAGGTCATCGTGATGATCGGTGAGATCGGTGGCGACGCCGAGGAGCGTGCCGCCGACTACATCAAGGCGAACGTCACCAAGCCGGTCGTCGGCTACGTCGCGGGCTTCACCGCCCCCGAGGGCAAGACCATGGGCCACGCAGGCGCCATCGTCTCCGGTTCCTCGGGCACCGCGCAGGCCAAGAAGGACGCCCTCGAGGCTGCCGGCGTGAAGGTCGGCAAGACGCCGTCCGAGACCGCTGCGCTCGCTCGCGAGATCCTGCAGAGCCTGACCGTCCAGGCCTAG
- a CDS encoding IMPACT family protein has protein sequence MPYTLAPRTADLTLETEVKHSRFIAALRRVEDTEAAQAFVQDQRRAYPDARHHCSAYIIGNGPSDRVERASDDGEPGGTAGIPMLQVLKARDLVDVTVVVTRYFGGIKLGAGGLVRAYSGAVATAVDAAPLVRRELRHLHTLAVGHVEAGRVESELRGRGVVVVDTTYGESAVLTLAARDSAELADLVAAVTSGTGTLDPAGEMWVDA, from the coding sequence GTGCCGTACACCCTCGCTCCCCGCACCGCCGATCTCACCCTCGAGACGGAGGTGAAGCACTCCCGTTTCATCGCCGCCCTGCGGCGCGTCGAGGACACAGAGGCGGCGCAGGCTTTCGTCCAGGATCAGCGGCGCGCGTATCCCGATGCGCGACATCACTGTTCGGCGTACATCATCGGCAACGGGCCCAGTGACCGGGTCGAGCGTGCGAGCGACGACGGCGAACCCGGTGGCACCGCAGGCATACCGATGCTGCAGGTACTCAAGGCCCGTGATCTCGTCGACGTCACGGTGGTCGTGACACGGTACTTCGGGGGAATCAAGCTGGGGGCGGGCGGACTGGTGCGCGCCTACTCCGGCGCGGTGGCCACGGCGGTCGATGCCGCACCGCTCGTCCGAAGGGAACTGCGCCACCTGCACACCCTCGCCGTCGGCCACGTCGAGGCGGGACGCGTCGAGTCGGAGTTGCGTGGGCGGGGCGTCGTCGTGGTGGACACGACATACGGGGAATCCGCGGTCCTCACCCTCGCGGCGAGGGACTCGGCGGAGCTGGCCGATCTGGTCGCTGCCGTCACGTCGGGGACGGGGACACTCGATCCGGCCGGGGAGATGTGGGTCGATGCCTGA
- a CDS encoding DUF5336 domain-containing protein, translating to MTFTPGGPSYGPPAQPTAGGEPKGLGFFLLIGVAVLGVLNLLLGFAPYATLARESVNSFEANTDGLGLLFLGGLLAAVSLLPKQSYAGAAAAASVAGWVVALFVFLNVDADSGWGAILILVLGFIQSAVAVAATLFDIGLLKQPAPKPSAAGGFGQPGQASQGYGQGAPQGYGQGSQQSYGQPPQGYGQSAPQGYGQQSQSQPGYGQQNQPGYGQQGYGQQGQPAQGQPGYGQGYGQPQQPGYGAAAGAAGSASYDAPTTAYQQPQYQGYSQPSSPSQSTGTPSSQYPAGTSYGSAQHAAPAYGSQSESSPVERTLEYGEQPSTEAKPAESVDKPESEGYSAPTQAFDTRADRDDK from the coding sequence ATGACGTTCACGCCCGGAGGACCGAGTTACGGTCCGCCCGCGCAACCGACTGCAGGGGGAGAACCGAAAGGCCTGGGCTTCTTCCTTCTGATCGGTGTCGCAGTTCTCGGTGTCCTCAACCTACTGCTCGGGTTCGCCCCGTACGCCACCTTGGCGCGAGAGTCCGTGAACTCCTTCGAAGCGAACACGGACGGGCTCGGCCTGCTGTTCCTCGGTGGTCTCCTCGCGGCGGTCTCGCTCCTTCCGAAGCAGTCCTATGCGGGCGCGGCAGCGGCGGCGTCCGTCGCTGGCTGGGTTGTCGCGTTGTTCGTGTTCCTGAACGTCGACGCGGATTCCGGTTGGGGCGCGATCCTGATCCTCGTTCTCGGATTCATCCAGTCGGCTGTGGCCGTCGCGGCCACACTGTTCGACATCGGTCTTCTCAAGCAGCCGGCGCCCAAGCCGTCCGCGGCCGGAGGCTTCGGTCAGCCCGGTCAGGCGTCGCAGGGTTACGGCCAGGGCGCCCCGCAGGGCTACGGGCAGGGCTCGCAGCAGTCGTACGGACAGCCGCCGCAGGGCTACGGCCAGAGCGCGCCGCAGGGTTACGGGCAGCAGAGCCAGTCGCAGCCCGGCTACGGGCAGCAGAACCAGCCCGGCTACGGCCAGCAGGGTTACGGCCAGCAAGGTCAGCCCGCGCAGGGCCAGCCCGGCTACGGCCAGGGCTACGGGCAGCCCCAGCAGCCCGGTTACGGGGCCGCTGCGGGTGCTGCCGGGTCTGCGTCGTACGACGCCCCGACCACCGCCTACCAGCAGCCGCAGTACCAGGGGTACTCGCAGCCGTCGAGCCCGTCGCAGTCCACCGGAACGCCCAGCTCGCAGTACCCGGCCGGGACCAGCTACGGTTCCGCGCAGCACGCGGCGCCTGCGTACGGCTCGCAGTCGGAGTCGTCCCCCGTCGAGCGCACGCTGGAGTACGGCGAGCAGCCGTCCACCGAGGCGAAGCCGGCCGAATCGGTCGACAAGCCCGAATCGGAGGGCTACAGCGCGCCGACCCAGGCGTTCGACACGCGTGCCGACAGGGACGACAAGTAG
- a CDS encoding DUF6350 family protein, with translation MVDRAQRVAQGARRRAVGDEERQVPRQRPVPDADEMRALLAVAFRPAGVTVVLLSALIVVTLVAANSDLTGTFGAIAASWLAIHQVPLTIDGTSLGVLPLIPTAGMVWVVARGCAGVVHPASSRRHALQVIGAAVAGPLVVTAISLAVIADASAVIPLSSPNALAAFGWVLFVHLLASVIGVTVAMWPTLGAQVPSWVRDAVRPGLRALTAILGAGAVMVTISLLMEWSTVGSLLERGDGVVGMLGLTILSVLYLPNVVVGAAAAVMGGTAQIGDVSVSVFGNVGGSLPPLPLLGAVPDGVSGGAWPALLVIPLLIGVMLGRDCGRRVAGQEALFTVLTAAAGVGVVTAVLGLVSGGRLGAFGTVELNWWAFGLLTFAWLGLAGAVTAVVVAWHRSRGAADEDDADTEDEEPHLPGAEEVPAIAAPITEEPVVPEDVAPSRVIEAELVDDAEAPAAPVAPQDTDSDAEVVVDVEVEDDTAAEEPEGSGDAAESTEADLPRGPATPSD, from the coding sequence TTGGTTGATCGTGCGCAGCGCGTCGCGCAGGGTGCTCGACGGCGAGCCGTCGGTGACGAGGAGCGGCAAGTCCCGCGACAGCGACCCGTGCCCGACGCCGACGAGATGCGGGCATTGCTCGCTGTCGCGTTCCGGCCGGCGGGCGTCACCGTCGTCCTGTTGTCCGCACTCATCGTCGTCACGCTGGTGGCGGCGAACAGCGACCTCACCGGAACGTTCGGTGCCATCGCGGCGTCGTGGCTGGCGATTCACCAGGTGCCGTTGACGATCGACGGCACGTCACTCGGAGTCCTCCCGTTGATCCCGACAGCGGGGATGGTGTGGGTGGTCGCCCGTGGCTGCGCCGGCGTGGTGCACCCGGCGTCCTCGCGGCGGCACGCTCTGCAGGTGATCGGCGCTGCGGTGGCCGGACCGCTGGTCGTGACGGCGATCAGCCTCGCTGTCATCGCGGACGCGTCGGCGGTCATCCCGTTGTCTTCCCCGAACGCGCTCGCCGCGTTCGGGTGGGTGCTGTTCGTGCACCTGCTCGCGTCGGTGATCGGTGTGACGGTCGCGATGTGGCCGACGCTGGGTGCGCAGGTTCCGTCGTGGGTCCGGGACGCGGTGCGGCCGGGACTGCGTGCGTTGACGGCGATTCTCGGTGCCGGCGCGGTCATGGTCACGATCTCGCTGCTGATGGAGTGGTCGACGGTCGGCTCGCTGCTCGAACGTGGCGACGGCGTCGTCGGAATGCTCGGACTGACGATCTTGTCGGTGCTGTATCTGCCGAACGTCGTGGTGGGTGCCGCGGCCGCGGTCATGGGAGGGACGGCGCAGATCGGGGACGTCTCGGTCAGCGTGTTCGGGAACGTCGGTGGTTCATTGCCGCCGTTGCCGCTGCTCGGCGCCGTTCCCGACGGGGTGTCGGGTGGCGCGTGGCCTGCGCTGCTGGTGATTCCGCTGCTGATCGGTGTGATGCTCGGACGCGATTGCGGGCGCCGCGTCGCCGGGCAGGAAGCGCTGTTCACCGTGCTGACCGCTGCCGCTGGGGTGGGCGTGGTGACGGCGGTACTCGGCCTCGTGTCCGGCGGCAGGCTCGGCGCATTCGGCACGGTCGAGCTGAACTGGTGGGCGTTCGGGCTGCTCACGTTCGCATGGCTCGGACTCGCGGGCGCGGTGACGGCGGTGGTCGTGGCCTGGCATCGGAGCCGGGGCGCCGCGGACGAGGACGACGCCGACACCGAGGACGAGGAGCCGCACCTTCCCGGCGCGGAGGAGGTCCCGGCGATCGCCGCCCCGATCACCGAGGAGCCGGTGGTCCCTGAAGACGTCGCGCCGAGTCGGGTGATCGAAGCCGAACTCGTCGATGACGCCGAAGCACCGGCGGCGCCGGTTGCACCGCAGGACACCGACTCCGACGCCGAGGTCGTGGTGGATGTCGAGGTCGAGGACGACACGGCGGCGGAGGAACCGGAGGGGTCCGGAGACGCCGCCGAGAGCACGGAAGCCGACCTGCCCCGAGGGCCCGCAACCCCCAGCGACTAG
- the purN gene encoding phosphoribosylglycinamide formyltransferase has translation MFRSRALTSSRDHLEPTTGSPARIVVLASGAGTLLRSLIEATHTDGYPAEIVAVGVDRDCDATTHANAAGIPHFRVSLRDHADRAAWDVALTEAVASHQPSLVVSAGFMKILGPAFLDRFGGRIINTHPALLPAFPGAHAVPDALAYGVKVSGSTVHLVDAGVDTGPILAQEPVPVLDGDDESTLHERIKTVERRLLADVIAAVATRGVVSDGRKAVIPSE, from the coding sequence TTGTTCAGGAGTAGAGCGCTGACTTCCTCGCGTGACCACCTGGAGCCCACGACCGGTTCGCCGGCGCGGATCGTCGTACTCGCCTCCGGTGCGGGAACCCTCCTGAGGTCGCTGATCGAAGCAACACACACGGACGGGTATCCCGCCGAGATCGTCGCCGTCGGCGTCGACCGCGACTGTGACGCGACCACCCACGCGAACGCGGCGGGCATTCCCCACTTCCGGGTGAGCCTGCGCGACCACGCCGACCGTGCCGCCTGGGACGTCGCGCTGACCGAGGCCGTCGCCTCGCACCAGCCGTCGCTCGTCGTGTCGGCGGGGTTCATGAAGATCCTCGGCCCCGCCTTCCTGGATCGCTTCGGCGGTCGCATCATCAACACGCATCCCGCGTTGCTGCCCGCATTCCCCGGCGCGCACGCGGTCCCGGATGCGCTGGCCTACGGCGTGAAGGTGTCGGGATCGACCGTCCACCTCGTGGACGCGGGTGTCGACACCGGCCCGATCCTGGCGCAGGAACCCGTGCCCGTGCTCGACGGCGACGACGAGTCGACCCTGCACGAGCGCATCAAGACTGTGGAGCGACGGTTGTTGGCGGACGTCATCGCCGCTGTCGCCACCCGTGGAGTTGTTTCCGATGGACGAAAGGCCGTGATCCCCAGTGAGTGA